The following are from one region of the Sulfurimicrobium lacus genome:
- a CDS encoding PhoH family protein, translating into MKSKSIEIAFSPVDNNRLANLCGALDENLKQIETALDVSIARRGEHFSVGGRPEQSRRAAQALQMFYAQAKHALSVDEIQLGLIELNNERESDGSAEMVPVLMTRKHDLRGRTPRQNAYLQHIQEHDITFGIGPAGTGKTYLAVASAVDALERDAVKRIVLVRPAVEAGEHLGFLPGDLAQKVDPYLRPLYDALYDLMGFDRVGKLFERGAIEIAPLAYMRGRTLNHSFIILDEAQNTTPEQMKMFLTRIGFGTKAVITGDVTQIDLAKGQKSGLANVHAVLGKVRGIAFTFFESEDVVRHPLVQHIVNAYARYEEGNK; encoded by the coding sequence TTGAAATCAAAATCGATCGAGATCGCGTTTTCCCCGGTAGACAACAACCGGCTGGCCAACCTGTGCGGTGCGCTTGATGAGAACCTCAAGCAGATTGAGACCGCTCTGGATGTCAGCATCGCCCGACGCGGCGAGCATTTTTCAGTAGGCGGGCGTCCGGAGCAGAGCCGTCGCGCCGCGCAGGCATTGCAGATGTTCTATGCTCAGGCAAAGCACGCGCTTTCCGTCGATGAAATTCAGCTCGGTTTGATCGAATTGAATAATGAACGCGAATCGGACGGTAGTGCGGAAATGGTGCCCGTACTGATGACGCGCAAACACGATCTGCGTGGCCGCACCCCTCGCCAGAATGCTTATTTGCAGCACATCCAGGAGCACGACATCACCTTCGGCATCGGCCCTGCCGGAACCGGTAAAACCTATCTGGCTGTTGCTAGTGCGGTAGACGCCCTGGAGCGCGACGCCGTAAAACGCATCGTACTGGTGCGTCCGGCCGTGGAGGCCGGCGAGCATCTTGGATTCCTGCCCGGCGACTTGGCCCAAAAAGTCGATCCTTATCTGCGCCCCCTTTACGACGCACTCTATGACCTGATGGGCTTCGACCGGGTGGGCAAACTGTTCGAGCGCGGTGCGATCGAAATCGCGCCCTTGGCTTACATGCGCGGACGAACGCTCAATCATTCCTTTATCATCCTGGACGAAGCGCAGAACACCACGCCGGAGCAGATGAAGATGTTCCTGACGCGGATCGGGTTCGGCACCAAAGCAGTGATAACCGGCGACGTGACGCAAATTGACCTGGCCAAGGGGCAGAAAAGCGGGCTGGCCAACGTGCATGCCGTGCTAGGAAAAGTACGTGGCATCGCGTTTACTTTCTTCGAATCCGAGGACGTGGTGCGTCACCCGTTGGTGCAGCACATTGTGAATGCCTACGCCCGCTACGAAGAGGGCAATAAATGA